A single genomic interval of Microbacterium hydrocarbonoxydans harbors:
- a CDS encoding RNA polymerase sigma factor translates to MSPPPPHDPDVLLDGLPDEPSDEQILAAVREGDIGDFALLWQRHVDAARRAAKAIEPATDPDDLVSEAFASILRVTKNGGGPRDVFRPYLFAVLRNTAVRWRRRGRTVSIEVLSERDLAPDVVDPIERMAEQSSVAAVFSTLSARHRTLLWYLEVEGMKPRDLAPLMGITPNAVSALAHRARESFRRAWLTAHIHDPSRPEECRWFCGRLVSQRDLPVSGDDERRFRDHLAECRGCQVVFAEIDTVTHRLRSILPVAVLGGAAADAYVRAPEQASAAIDPLLPHQGGPVSAHASASVPLSGVAVPAAAALVVAVAIVLVAGALNAPTTHTDGPSAPATRAQASDPVVQTDAVPTEATPPTDTVPTDSSREADSEQMDIGTRPPTAVPPASSDHRAIQSVAPSPIPVDEPAPAPPPTPDPAPVPIHSPSPMPSPGSESGPPSADTPPAFRVTQTISQDAFVPPLIEGFGRPGVLISALDEAGVVLTTTTVGDDGSFSLDISGDLLHHGMTVRVRVSDPESSETWNVVTMGPLTFAVPQSATTAGESGDGSERPADCAHLFAERGSWIEVVDLEGRSRMLRVPLAGGDGELVEVETGCSCVAARYVDPATGRAGITVLIGDVR, encoded by the coding sequence ATGAGCCCGCCACCGCCGCACGACCCGGACGTGCTCCTCGATGGGCTTCCAGACGAGCCGTCGGACGAGCAGATCCTCGCAGCCGTCCGCGAGGGGGACATCGGCGACTTCGCGCTCCTGTGGCAGCGTCACGTGGACGCCGCGCGTCGAGCGGCGAAGGCGATCGAGCCGGCCACCGATCCGGACGACCTCGTCAGCGAGGCGTTCGCCTCCATACTCCGCGTGACGAAGAACGGAGGGGGGCCGCGCGACGTCTTCCGTCCCTATCTCTTCGCAGTCCTGCGCAACACCGCAGTCCGTTGGCGCCGTCGGGGGAGGACGGTATCGATCGAAGTGCTGTCGGAACGGGATCTGGCTCCGGACGTCGTCGACCCGATCGAGAGGATGGCGGAGCAGTCCAGCGTCGCTGCAGTCTTCTCGACGCTGTCGGCCCGGCACCGAACCCTGCTCTGGTATCTCGAGGTCGAGGGCATGAAGCCGAGGGATCTCGCACCGCTCATGGGGATCACACCGAATGCGGTGTCCGCTCTCGCCCATCGCGCGAGGGAGAGCTTCCGACGGGCGTGGTTGACGGCGCACATCCACGACCCGTCGAGGCCGGAGGAGTGCCGCTGGTTCTGCGGACGACTGGTGTCGCAGCGTGATCTCCCGGTCAGCGGCGACGACGAGAGGCGCTTCCGCGATCACCTCGCGGAATGCCGAGGATGCCAGGTGGTGTTCGCGGAGATCGACACGGTGACCCACAGGCTGCGCTCCATTCTGCCTGTCGCCGTCCTGGGCGGAGCCGCGGCTGACGCGTACGTCCGTGCCCCCGAACAGGCATCGGCCGCGATCGACCCGCTGCTCCCGCACCAGGGCGGACCCGTGAGCGCGCACGCCTCGGCATCCGTTCCGCTGAGCGGCGTGGCGGTCCCGGCGGCAGCCGCGCTCGTGGTGGCGGTGGCCATCGTGCTCGTCGCGGGCGCCCTCAACGCTCCGACCACGCACACGGACGGCCCTTCGGCCCCCGCCACGCGCGCGCAGGCGTCGGATCCAGTCGTTCAGACCGATGCAGTTCCGACGGAGGCGACTCCGCCGACCGACACCGTCCCGACTGATTCCTCGAGGGAGGCCGACTCGGAGCAGATGGACATCGGCACTCGTCCGCCGACCGCGGTGCCGCCCGCTTCCTCGGACCACCGCGCGATACAGTCAGTCGCACCGTCGCCGATCCCGGTGGATGAGCCTGCACCCGCACCGCCACCGACACCCGATCCCGCGCCGGTGCCGATTCACTCTCCATCGCCCATGCCCTCACCCGGATCGGAGTCCGGTCCGCCGAGCGCAGACACGCCTCCGGCGTTCCGCGTGACGCAGACCATTTCGCAGGACGCCTTCGTCCCGCCGCTGATCGAGGGCTTCGGTCGGCCCGGCGTGCTCATCTCTGCACTCGACGAAGCGGGCGTGGTGCTGACCACGACCACTGTGGGCGACGACGGGTCGTTCTCGCTCGATATCTCCGGCGATCTGCTCCATCACGGCATGACGGTCCGGGTCCGAGTGAGCGACCCCGAATCGTCGGAGACGTGGAATGTCGTCACCATGGGTCCGCTGACCTTCGCGGTCCCGCAGTCGGCGACCACAGCCGGCGAATCCGGCGACGGCTCCGAGCGACCGGCGGACTGCGCGCACCTGTTCGCAGAGCGCGGATCGTGGATCGAGGTCGTGGACCTGGAGGGACGCTCGCGGATGCTGCGGGTGCCCCTGGCCGGAGGTGACGGGGAACTCGTCGAGGTCGAGACGGGATGCTCCTGCGTCGCCGCCCGGTATGTCGATCCCGCTACAGGACGTGCGGGAATCACCGTCCTGATCGGCGACGTCCGATGA
- a CDS encoding class C sortase: MTLLDTASSDAPAPRPSTVRARRARWGWSQTIVMLIATIGVVVLVYPTAASWFSAWSHDTDVDGYVQSVEQVPDEAISEMLAEAEAYNEDLPTGPLRDPYALGADGQQTAIGEGASAYFDTLRLEGTDAMSRVRIPRIHVDLPIFHGTDEETLSRGIGHLYGSSLPVGGAGTHSVLTGHNGFVQATLFDDIDQLVSGDIIVVTTLGEDLYYEVDRTITVLPDDTEALRQVPGKDYITLVTCTPTGVNTHRLLVRAERIDAPAEASGAATIADTTDPAGFPWWALLVIGVPALTFVILTPRRARTSRAARAGRPGAGRRGAARRATHVEGPTAP; encoded by the coding sequence ATGACCCTCCTCGACACCGCCTCATCGGATGCCCCCGCGCCGCGTCCGTCGACCGTTCGCGCGCGGCGGGCACGCTGGGGGTGGAGCCAGACGATCGTCATGCTCATCGCGACCATCGGCGTCGTGGTGCTGGTCTATCCGACGGCCGCGTCCTGGTTCTCCGCCTGGAGCCACGACACTGATGTCGACGGCTACGTGCAGTCGGTCGAGCAGGTACCCGATGAGGCGATCTCGGAGATGCTCGCCGAGGCAGAGGCCTACAACGAGGATCTGCCCACCGGTCCTCTCCGTGATCCGTACGCGCTCGGCGCCGACGGCCAGCAGACGGCGATCGGTGAGGGCGCCTCGGCATACTTCGACACGCTTCGTCTCGAGGGGACCGACGCCATGTCGCGGGTCAGGATCCCTCGGATCCACGTCGACCTGCCGATCTTCCATGGAACCGATGAGGAGACGCTGTCCCGTGGGATCGGACATCTCTACGGGTCGTCACTGCCCGTCGGCGGAGCGGGGACCCATTCGGTGCTGACAGGTCACAACGGCTTCGTGCAGGCGACGCTGTTCGATGACATCGATCAGCTCGTGTCCGGCGACATCATCGTCGTGACGACCCTGGGGGAAGACCTCTACTACGAGGTCGATCGGACCATCACGGTGCTGCCGGACGACACGGAGGCGCTTCGCCAGGTGCCGGGCAAGGACTACATCACGCTTGTGACCTGCACGCCGACCGGAGTCAATACGCACCGCCTTCTGGTGCGGGCCGAGCGCATCGACGCGCCGGCGGAGGCATCCGGTGCCGCCACGATCGCCGACACGACAGATCCTGCCGGGTTCCCCTGGTGGGCGCTACTCGTGATCGGTGTTCCCGCGCTCACCTTCGTCATCCTCACCCCCCGCAGGGCGCGCACGTCTCGCGCAGCACGTGCGGGTCGGCCAGGCGCTGGTCGACGTGGCGCGGCACGCCGTGCCACGCACGTCGAGGGGCCGACAGCACCATGA
- a CDS encoding SpaH/EbpB family LPXTG-anchored major pilin produces MNTPNTPRGSRVAAGLLVAGIAALTLAAPASAATPNLVDPDAVGSLTIHKYEAPETPTGLPNDGTEQNVALPPLAGVGFTVYKVDTIDLTGNQGWIDASDLADLNPDSVADITAAGYTASAVGGETLTDANGEIALANLDLGVYFVVETSPLAGSTGVAPFLVTVPLTDPANDDAWLYDVHVYPKNALTAATKTVEDSADIKLGDEIDFTITADIPNVAVIDGYKVVDTLDSKLDYVSAAVTLADGTALAATDYTITHDAATNAVTVEFTAAGLAVLAAHNSTEVQVVITAAVNEIGEIANTAVLYPNLGSFTITPGEPGGPTVTPEVITKWGDITVEKTDKAGAPLTGAVFSVYPTQQDAADGTNAIALGGATEFAVAADGTVTISGLRYSDWANNAAVAAGDAGYQTYWLAEIVAPDGFELLAEPIEFTVTAATTAVGVDLEVVNVPSNAGFKLPLTGGAGTTLFIAGGVLLLGGAVLLAIRSRRKAAIEA; encoded by the coding sequence GTGAACACTCCGAACACCCCACGCGGTTCCCGCGTCGCGGCCGGCCTGCTCGTCGCAGGTATCGCCGCACTGACCCTGGCGGCTCCCGCGAGTGCGGCGACGCCCAACCTCGTCGACCCCGACGCCGTGGGATCGCTGACGATCCACAAGTACGAGGCACCGGAGACCCCGACGGGACTGCCGAACGACGGTACCGAGCAGAACGTGGCACTGCCGCCGCTCGCCGGCGTCGGCTTCACGGTCTACAAGGTCGACACCATCGATCTCACCGGCAACCAGGGCTGGATCGACGCGAGCGACCTCGCCGACCTGAACCCGGACAGCGTCGCCGACATCACCGCGGCCGGCTACACGGCCAGTGCCGTGGGTGGCGAGACGTTGACGGATGCCAACGGCGAGATCGCTCTGGCGAACCTCGACCTCGGCGTCTACTTCGTGGTCGAGACCTCGCCGCTGGCGGGATCCACCGGCGTCGCGCCGTTCCTCGTGACGGTGCCGCTCACGGATCCGGCGAATGACGACGCATGGCTCTACGACGTGCACGTCTATCCGAAGAACGCCCTGACCGCCGCGACGAAGACCGTCGAGGACTCGGCCGACATCAAGCTCGGCGATGAGATCGACTTCACGATCACCGCCGACATCCCGAACGTCGCCGTCATCGACGGATACAAGGTGGTCGACACGCTCGACAGCAAGCTCGACTACGTCAGCGCCGCCGTGACCCTCGCCGACGGCACGGCGCTCGCCGCGACCGACTACACGATCACGCACGACGCGGCCACCAACGCAGTGACGGTCGAGTTCACGGCCGCCGGCCTCGCAGTGCTCGCCGCCCACAACAGCACCGAGGTGCAGGTCGTCATCACCGCCGCCGTCAACGAGATCGGCGAGATCGCCAACACCGCGGTGCTGTACCCGAACCTCGGATCCTTCACCATCACCCCCGGCGAGCCCGGCGGGCCCACCGTGACCCCCGAGGTCATCACCAAGTGGGGCGACATCACGGTCGAGAAGACCGACAAGGCCGGTGCACCGCTGACCGGTGCCGTCTTCTCGGTGTACCCGACCCAGCAGGATGCCGCGGACGGCACCAACGCGATCGCTCTCGGCGGCGCGACGGAGTTCGCCGTCGCAGCTGACGGCACCGTCACCATCTCGGGCCTGCGCTACTCCGACTGGGCGAACAACGCCGCAGTCGCCGCAGGCGACGCGGGCTACCAGACGTACTGGCTCGCCGAGATCGTGGCTCCCGACGGGTTCGAACTCCTCGCCGAGCCGATCGAGTTCACCGTCACCGCAGCCACCACGGCTGTCGGTGTCGACCTCGAGGTCGTCAACGTGCCCTCCAACGCCGGATTCAAGCTGCCGCTGACCGGTGGTGCCGGCACGACGCTGTTCATCGCCGGAGGCGTACTGCTGCTCGGTGGAGCAGTCCTGCTCGCGATCCGCAGCCGCCGCAAGGCCGCCATCGAGGCGTAA